Proteins encoded within one genomic window of Verrucomicrobiota bacterium:
- a CDS encoding ABC transporter ATP-binding protein, whose protein sequence is MPPAITVKNLSKTFRLPEERRGTLRERLMKFGVRNERKAKGTLDDISFEIQQGEFFGIIGRNGSGKSTLLKILAGIYKPDKGSEFTIHGRIAPMLELGVGFNAELTGRENVYLSATILGLKKSEIDARYEEIVRFAELENFMELQVKHYSSGMSVKLGFAIATQVDAPIMLLDEVLAVGDFVFQEKCFALFEQYKKEGKTIILVTHDPGAMERFADRAILIHESKLEMIGDPQEVLEKYHALG, encoded by the coding sequence ATGCCTCCCGCCATCACTGTAAAAAACCTCTCCAAGACCTTCCGCCTGCCCGAGGAGCGCAGGGGAACGTTGCGTGAGCGTTTGATGAAGTTCGGTGTGAGAAACGAGCGGAAGGCTAAGGGGACCTTGGACGACATCAGCTTTGAGATCCAGCAGGGGGAGTTCTTTGGCATCATCGGGCGTAATGGCTCTGGGAAATCAACATTACTCAAGATCTTAGCCGGCATCTATAAGCCAGATAAAGGGAGTGAGTTCACCATCCATGGCCGTATCGCCCCCATGCTAGAGCTAGGAGTGGGATTCAATGCAGAACTGACCGGCCGAGAGAATGTCTACCTGAGCGCCACGATTCTTGGACTGAAAAAGAGCGAGATCGACGCGCGGTATGAGGAGATCGTTCGCTTTGCGGAGCTTGAGAACTTCATGGAACTACAGGTGAAGCATTATTCCAGCGGTATGTCTGTGAAACTAGGCTTCGCCATTGCTACACAGGTTGATGCTCCGATTATGCTCCTTGATGAGGTGTTAGCCGTTGGTGATTTTGTCTTTCAGGAGAAATGCTTCGCTCTCTTTGAGCAGTACAAGAAAGAGGGGAAAACTATCATCCTAGTCACCCACGATCCAGGAGCCATGGAACGCTTCGCCGACCGTGCCATCCTCATTCACGAATCAAAACTAGAGATGATAGGAGATCCCCAAGAGGTACTCGAGAAGTACCACGCACTGGGGTGA
- a CDS encoding glycosyltransferase, whose product MSKTLLVIPHYNDADRLEPFLKNLVEVLPSHFSILVSDDGSASGQRERLNQVIGKYTSPGSESGPIVLPPHFVEKNTGKGGAVRRGWDYGEAREFSLLAFADADGAVSVTEIMRAEQHIRKNHQEVDAIFGSRVKMLGRTVTRSLKRHLSGRIFATLVSWLGNVPAYDTQCGLKILKTDTYRKIRPGMQTLGFAFDVELCLLLQASESRMIEFPIDWHDVPGSKVSLIRDSILMGIEVVRISRCVQSIQPN is encoded by the coding sequence GTGAGTAAAACACTCCTCGTCATCCCACATTATAATGATGCAGATAGGTTGGAGCCATTTCTGAAGAACCTGGTGGAAGTATTGCCCTCTCACTTCTCCATTCTTGTATCGGATGATGGGTCGGCTTCTGGCCAGAGAGAGAGATTGAACCAGGTTATTGGCAAATACACATCACCAGGCTCAGAGAGCGGCCCGATCGTTTTGCCCCCACATTTCGTGGAGAAAAATACAGGCAAGGGTGGCGCAGTTCGCAGGGGGTGGGACTACGGGGAGGCCCGTGAATTCTCTCTTTTGGCCTTTGCCGATGCAGACGGAGCTGTTTCCGTAACAGAGATCATGCGTGCCGAGCAGCATATCAGGAAAAATCACCAAGAAGTTGATGCCATCTTTGGGAGTCGCGTGAAAATGCTTGGCAGAACTGTGACCCGATCACTGAAGCGGCATCTTTCCGGCCGCATTTTTGCAACATTGGTTTCATGGCTGGGGAATGTGCCCGCCTATGATACTCAGTGCGGTCTGAAAATCCTCAAAACCGACACTTACAGAAAAATTCGACCTGGAATGCAGACTCTTGGATTCGCATTTGATGTGGAGCTCTGCCTGCTCCTTCAGGCGTCAGAGAGCAGAATGATAGAGTTTCCTATCGATTGGCATGATGTGCCGGGCAGCAAAGTGAGCCTCATTCGGGATTCGATCTTGATGGGAATTGAAGTTGTCCGGATTTCCCGTTGCGTGCAATCTATCCAGCCGAATTAA
- a CDS encoding class I SAM-dependent methyltransferase, translated as MITRLKSQYYERKFSKLPIEIRNYELIEGFLQPEEAAALYYFSKKVKNGVIVEIGSWKGKSTFCLARGLKNGKVFAIDPFNAAGETESAEKYEKEKGEKELILQFKEGMANLGVIDKIEILHGYSKDFVNNFKKINLLFIDGDHSIEGCRLDFEYFDKFIVKGGYILFHDYYANRVELGPTWVIKNIINKKKEYKFLHLSKSLWIGIKV; from the coding sequence ATGATCACTAGGCTAAAATCTCAATACTACGAAAGAAAGTTTTCCAAACTTCCTATTGAAATCAGGAATTATGAACTAATCGAAGGATTTCTACAGCCAGAAGAAGCAGCAGCATTATATTACTTCTCTAAAAAAGTAAAAAATGGGGTGATTGTGGAAATTGGTTCATGGAAAGGAAAAAGCACTTTTTGCTTAGCTAGAGGCTTAAAAAATGGGAAAGTATTTGCAATTGATCCATTTAATGCAGCCGGCGAAACAGAGAGTGCTGAAAAATATGAAAAAGAAAAAGGTGAAAAAGAATTGATTTTGCAATTTAAAGAAGGGATGGCAAATTTAGGAGTGATTGATAAGATTGAAATATTACATGGCTATTCAAAAGATTTCGTAAATAATTTCAAAAAAATAAATCTTTTATTTATTGATGGAGATCATTCTATAGAAGGATGCCGCTTAGATTTTGAATATTTTGATAAGTTTATAGTTAAAGGGGGTTATATATTATTCCATGATTACTATGCCAATCGAGTAGAACTCGGGCCTACTTGGGTAATAAAAAATATAATTAATAAAAAGAAAGAATATAAGTTTTTACATTTATCGAAATCACTATGGATTGGCATTAAAGTATAA